A single window of Malus sylvestris chromosome 5, drMalSylv7.2, whole genome shotgun sequence DNA harbors:
- the LOC126624824 gene encoding DNA-directed RNA polymerase subunit 10-like protein: MIIPVRCFTCGKVIGNKWDTYLDLLQADYTEGDALDALGLVRYCCRRMLMTHVDLIEKLLNYNTLEKSDAS, from the exons ATGATCATCCCAGTGCGCTGTTTCACCTGCGGCAAG GTTATCGGAAACAAGTGGGATACGTATCTCGACCTGCTGCAGGCCGATTACACTGAAGG AGATGCACTTGATGCATTGGGTCTGGTCCGCTACTGTTGCCGGCGTATGCTTATGACTCATGTTGATCTTATCGAGAAGCTTCTCAACTACAATA CTTTGGAGAAGTCTGATGCCAGTTGA